The sequence GATTGTACAATCTGGACACCATCCCAGCCTATACGCTCGAGATGAAACTCATGATTACCCTCGACAAAGTAGACCCGGATGCCACGGCTGACTAACTGCTCCAAGGCGGCTCCAAGGGGCCGAAACTTGCGGCGGAAGTAGGAACTACCGCCAAAGCAAAAATCACAGATGTCACCGTTTAAAACGACGACCTCTACTGCTGGTGACAACCGTCTCAGCGCGTCGAGTAGCAACCGTGCGCGTAGATCCGTCATATGTTGGATGTGGACATCCGATGCCAGCACAAAAGGAGCTGCGATGAGTTGGAGATTGGATGTAAGTGAATCTTGCATAGTCAAAGCCCTAGAGTCTGAACTACACCTAGCATAGCCTCGTCTGGCATGGGAATGCTCTTGCAAAATACTGAGGAGTCTGGTTTTTTAGGACAGCTACGTCCATCATAACCTTTTTCGTGGCATCAATCTGGAGGGCCTTCATGTCTCTTTCCGTCGAAGAAAAAGTAAAGCAAATTGTCGTCAATCAGCTTGGCGTAGAAGAGAGCTCTGTCGTCGGCAAAGCCAAGTTTATTGAAGACCTTGGTGCGGACTCCCTCGATATCGTCGAGTTGGTTATGGCGATGGAAGAGGCCTTTGGCGTCGACATCCCAGACGAAGAGGCCGAAAATATCCGTACCGTTGATGACGCAGTTTCCTTCATCAAAAAGGCCGAAGACGCCTAAGTCATAAGGATCCGACCGCATGGCCACCAAGATCGGTATAGCATCGGATCACGCCGGCAAGGAGCTGAAGCAGCTTATTGCTGAATTCGTGAAAATGAAAAATCTCGATGTGATCGATTATGGCGTCGCCGTCGATTCGGAAAAGTCAGTAGATTACCCCGACTATGCCGCCATCCTGGCGGCAGATGTATCGGGAGGCAAGCTAGACTACGGGGTACTGATTTGCGGTACGGGTATCGGTATGTGTATCACCGCAAACAAGTTCCCTGGTGTCCGGGCCGCGTCGGTTTGGGATGAGTTCACGGCCAAGATGAGCCGTATCCACAATGATGCCAATATCATCTGTCTCGGTGCGCGCGCACTCAACCATCATCGCGCCGCTGAACTTGTGAACCTTTGGTTGGATACTCCTTTTGAGGGCAATAGGCATAAGGCTCGCCTAGAAAAAATTCGCGAAATTGAAAAAAAGCTCTGCGTTCGCTGACTAGGTGACATCACAATGACACTGAGCGAGCGCGGGTAGCGGGGGAGATACCGTGCAGAAGCCGTGGCAAATTTTGGCAAATAAAGACCCCCAGGTCTTCCAGCTGATCGAAGCCGAGTTAAAAAGGCAGCAGGAGGGCCTTGAGCTCATTGCCTCAGAAAACTTCGCCTCGACAGAGGTCATCTCGTGTATGGGCAATGTCCTCGCCAATAAGTATGCCGAGGGCCTACCAGGCAAGCGTTACTACGGCGGCTGCGAGGTTGTAGACGCCATGGAGTCTCTCGCTATCGAGCGACTTACCAAGCTGTTTGAAGCCAAGTACGCTAATGTGCAGCCACACTCTGGCGCTCAAGCTAATGCTGCCGTGTTCTTGGTGTTGGCTAAGCCCGGTGATCGGATCTTGGGACTCGATCTAGCCCACGGGGGGCACCTCACCCATGGGTCCAAAGTCAATTTCTCTGGCGTGATCTACGAATCACACTTTTACCAGCTTCAAGCCGGCACTGACCTTATTGATATGGATGAGGTTAGGGCTAAGGCTCTTGAGGTCAAGCCTAAGATCATCGTCGCAGGTGCTAGCGCCTATCCGCGGACCATAGACTTTGCCGCTTTCAGGAAAATCGCCGACGAGGTTGGTGCGTATTTAGTAGTCGACATGGCTCACATTGCGGGCCTCGTTGCAGCGAAACTCCATCCAAGCCCTGTCCCCCATGCCCACGTCGTGACGACCACAACTCACAAGACGCTGCGCGGTCCACGCGGTGGGGTGATTCTATGGAACGACGACGCCTTGACCAAGGAAATCAATAAGGGCGTATTCCCTGGCACCCAGGGCGGCCCTCTCGAGCATATCATTGCAGCTAAGGCTGTTTGCTTTCAGGAAGCCCTGCAACCCACGTTTCTTGATTACCAGCTAAATGTGGTACGTAATGCCGCCGCTTTGGCGGAGAGCTTAATGGAGCACGGATTCAAACTCGTGTCCGGCGGGACCGATAACCATCTGGTCCTCATTAATCTGAGCGATACCGCAGTGAGCGGCAAACAATTGGAAGAGGCTCTGGGCAAGATCGCGATAACAGCCAATAAAAATACGGTTCCAGGTGAGAAAAGAAGCCCATTCGTCACTAGTGGTGTTCGTCTTGGCACACCAGCCGTGACGACCCGGGGTCTCAGGCAGGCCGAGATGGCGCAAATAGCCCGTTGGACGCGTCAGGCTTTTGAACACGTCGGTGACGATCACAAACTTTCCGTGCTAAGACGCGAGGTCGAAGCATTGGCACGTAAGTTTCCGCTCTACCCGGTTTGGACTGTCTAGGGTGGTCAGTGGGGCAGGGGAGTGTGACCTGTGAAATGTCCAAAATGCGGCTTTGATGACACCAAGGTGCTCGAAAGTAGGATCTTGGATTCTGGTCGCAGTTTGCGACGGCGTCGCAGTTGTATGGCGTGCAATTATCGCTTTACGACTTACGAACGCGAGGAGAGCTTTGCCTTTTCCGTCGCAAAAAAAGATGGCCGCGTTGAGCCATATAATCGCGACAAAATCTTCCGTTCGATTCAGATCGCTTGTCAAAAAAGACCTATCAGTTACGACCAAATTGACGTGATGATTGCACGCATTGAAAAGCAAATCCAAGAATCGGGAGAGCGTAGTGTCCCGAGCCAAAAGCTTGGCGACTTAATAATGGGGCACCTACAGGGTATGGACAAAGTGGCTTATGTGCGCTTTGCGTCGGTGTATAAGGATTTTCAGGATCCCAGCGAGTTCATGCGCGAGATCCACAGCTTGGATAAAGACTAATGTTTACTGGACTGGTGGAACGTACGGGCAAAATACTCTCGATCTCTCAACCCGCAGCAGCCACAGCGAGCCTGATGGGCGGTATTACCCAACTGATTGTAGACGCTGGCAAGGGCTACGAGACTAATGTAGGGGATAGCGTATCCGTCAATGGATGCTGCCTCACGGTTACCAGTAACAAGTTTCAGATGCTGGCTTTTGACGTCAGCAGTGAAACTCTAAAACTAACCAATCTCGGCGATTTAGGCGAAGGTACGGAAGTCAATTTAGAGCGCGCCCTTCAGTTGGGTGACCGTCTTGGTGGCCACATGGTCTCGGGTCATGTCGATGGCGTTGGGGCAGTAGTCTCAGTCGGTAAAAAGCCGGAGGGCTGGGAGCTTAGGGCTAGTCTATCCAAGGCCCTCAGTCGCTACGTCATTTGCAAAGGCTCGATTTGCCTAGACGGTGTCAGCTTAACAGTTAACACAGTTGATGATCATACCGACCACACTGAAATCACCGTGATGCTCATCCCTACCACGGTCAGTCTCACGTCATTCCGTCACCTAGCCGTGGGGCAAAGACTCAATATTGAGGTCGATTTGGTTGGCAAGTATGTGGAACGACTCACCCAAAGAGTCCGCTAACCATATAAAATCATCGATTAATTTTAAGACCTAAAAAGCAGTGCATTAGTGATGAATCTTTGCTAGCATCCCCGACCTGTTCCACCGGAGCTAGCTCTATGACATCTCAG is a genomic window of Deltaproteobacteria bacterium containing:
- the nrdR gene encoding transcriptional repressor NrdR, whose protein sequence is MKCPKCGFDDTKVLESRILDSGRSLRRRRSCMACNYRFTTYEREESFAFSVAKKDGRVEPYNRDKIFRSIQIACQKRPISYDQIDVMIARIEKQIQESGERSVPSQKLGDLIMGHLQGMDKVAYVRFASVYKDFQDPSEFMREIHSLDKD
- a CDS encoding acyl carrier protein, translated to MSLSVEEKVKQIVVNQLGVEESSVVGKAKFIEDLGADSLDIVELVMAMEEAFGVDIPDEEAENIRTVDDAVSFIKKAEDA
- the rpiB gene encoding ribose 5-phosphate isomerase B, producing the protein MATKIGIASDHAGKELKQLIAEFVKMKNLDVIDYGVAVDSEKSVDYPDYAAILAADVSGGKLDYGVLICGTGIGMCITANKFPGVRAASVWDEFTAKMSRIHNDANIICLGARALNHHRAAELVNLWLDTPFEGNRHKARLEKIREIEKKLCVR
- a CDS encoding serine hydroxymethyltransferase, which encodes MLANKDPQVFQLIEAELKRQQEGLELIASENFASTEVISCMGNVLANKYAEGLPGKRYYGGCEVVDAMESLAIERLTKLFEAKYANVQPHSGAQANAAVFLVLAKPGDRILGLDLAHGGHLTHGSKVNFSGVIYESHFYQLQAGTDLIDMDEVRAKALEVKPKIIVAGASAYPRTIDFAAFRKIADEVGAYLVVDMAHIAGLVAAKLHPSPVPHAHVVTTTTHKTLRGPRGGVILWNDDALTKEINKGVFPGTQGGPLEHIIAAKAVCFQEALQPTFLDYQLNVVRNAAALAESLMEHGFKLVSGGTDNHLVLINLSDTAVSGKQLEEALGKIAITANKNTVPGEKRSPFVTSGVRLGTPAVTTRGLRQAEMAQIARWTRQAFEHVGDDHKLSVLRREVEALARKFPLYPVWTV
- a CDS encoding riboflavin synthase; translation: MFTGLVERTGKILSISQPAAATASLMGGITQLIVDAGKGYETNVGDSVSVNGCCLTVTSNKFQMLAFDVSSETLKLTNLGDLGEGTEVNLERALQLGDRLGGHMVSGHVDGVGAVVSVGKKPEGWELRASLSKALSRYVICKGSICLDGVSLTVNTVDDHTDHTEITVMLIPTTVSLTSFRHLAVGQRLNIEVDLVGKYVERLTQRVR